The DNA sequence TAAAGATTGAGGGTCAAGCTTTATCAGACAAGTCTTCTGTGCAAATGCAGTCTGACAGCACTTTCTCAATCTGGCAGTTATTAACACTGTATGTTTAAATATCCTGCAATTGAAACCGGCAATGGAGATTGGTTACTCAATTTTCTGCCTCTGTAACACTCTTGGGTTGGCGGCACCAACTTGAAAAGGTGACTCCCCGAGATACAAGGTAAATTATAAATGCAACATATGCAGCTGTAAACACACCCACAACAGAGCCAAACAACACCCCGTTCACTTCAGAGTTGAAGAAGTCAACCAAAAGATACCCATTAATCACTATCACCAGTGCTGCCACGAGCCATGCCGCCATCTGTAAGTAAAAGATAGAGTTAAGAGCGGGCGAGTCCTTAGACCATTACTAACTTAATTCTGATCACtgtacaagaaaaagaaagtctaAGCAGCATGACTAGCAAGTGAAGAAAAATAAGGAGTGGAGAGTATTCTTAGCATATTCACTTGCAAGGTAAATTACCAAAAAACAACCAAATCAGTATCAAACAAACCTACAGACATCTCATTAACAACTCCAACCCAAATCGAACCCTTTGTTATGAGTTACCACCAGAGTCAGATTAGCGCATCAAATGTGGGTAAGATAATGGAAGCATCCGTCATTTATAACAAAAGATTCAGTTACCCTCTACtcaaattacttaaaaataaacatgagaCACTGCCTGTGTATGTTTATATGCATGTATGATGCATCAAGTCGGTAACATTAACAGGAACTGAGAAAGAGGATAAACCGATTGCCAATCGTGCAAGGTATGTTCATAGGAACATAGGCACAGactagagagaaataattaaatgtACAACGAAGACATCAGACTGGGTATGTTATACTTAGTGATAAAGAAACACCATTCCCTCTTAATCAAACCCAGACAACTTCTCAACACACAAAATAACATGCAGACAGCAGTTGACAGCGATGAATATATCCTTGACATTACCCTTTGACTCTCTAAAGAATGAAGCCATTTAAAGACTGAAAATTTATACTAGATAACAATCCATACTGAACTCTGAAGCAGAGGAAAGATATAGAGACTGTGAGTGTTCTACAAGATCCCCTGAAATTAATGACTCAAGGCCAAGTCAACTGAGGATTTctgtaaaatgtaaaaaactGAAAATGGTAGGGTTTTAAGCTGCGGACGGAGAATAAAAAGATTAACATACCTTGAGTATAGGACCGATTGTAAAAGAGCCCATGATCTGCTCCTTTGATACCAAACAAAGCAGAGGGATAAGTGCAAAGGGAATCTGGACTGACTGAAGCACATTAAGCCATTCATTTAAATTATCCAATGTACCCCCAGAAGTGTCAAAGACAAGAGCAACTATCATCGTTGGGACAATTGCGCAGCTTCGAGTGATCAATGCCCTAACCCATTTTTTCAGCCTCAAGTTTAGGAAACCTCCCATTATAAACTGCCCTGCATAAGTACCAGTAATAGTGCTGCTTTGGCCAGCTGCTAATAACCCAATACCCCAGATATATAAAATCGGAAAAAATCCACCCCCGTATTTTTCTTGAAGATACTGCCCTGCATTTAATAGGCCTATGCTATTGGCTATTTCTGTACCATAAAACCCTTGGGCAAACACAGTTGTAACAAAGAGATTGATAATGAATGATACAAAAAGGGCAACACTTGACTCAATAGAATAGTAATTAAGAGCTTCTTGGATTCGGCCTTTCTTGCTATGGTCAATCTCCCTTGATTGCACGAGAGCCGAGTGCAAGAAAATATTGTGAGGCATAATAATGCAACCCACAACTCCAACAGCCTGCTGTATTGTTTTGGAGCTCAGTTTTGGAATTAAAACACCTATGAAGACGTATACAGTTGACCTTGTGTTAGTGCAAGGCAGAATAATAGTTTGAAACTtgcataaatataaaaacaaattaggtAGAAAAAGATTCTGAATAATTAAAAGCATATTCTTACCAAGAAGAAGTTCTATGCCGCTGGGCTTTGCTTCGCCAAACATCCAAGCAAATGAGACTGCCATTGTCGCAATGAGAACGGCAAAGACGGCTTCCAATTTCCTTACACCGTAGTTCTCAAGTAATAGGAAGATAAAACTgtaaaaaggcaaaaaaacAAGCATTCTTGTTAGAGCTATAATTTTGCCAACAAAGGAATATGCACGATTCAGTTGCtgacaaaattaaaagaaagaaaattcatatgtaaaacaattttgttttcttaatgacaaaacaacatttctttCACTTCGACACTAAACAGAACCTGATTAAACTATCCAGCATGATACAAgagaattttcttaatttttttccatcttctttGGTGAAACGAAACTCAGTTTTCCGGGAAATCAACCAGAAATATCGTTTGTGAGCCACCCTATATAAttcattatttgtttattttgagatcAGGCTATACCCAACGAAAAACTTGGAAAAACCTTCTACTACCTCGAAGACCCAAAATATATTCAAGTGAATATCCCTTCTAAAACCCAGTAGAGCGTCAAACATGATCTAATCAGCGGGAAATCCGACAAAAAAGTGTGAAATGAAGGAGTCCTcaacttcaaattcaaatgttttgcaAGACAAAACCCAAAAGGCGTCAAATTCATTAGAACCGAAACAAAAATATGGTTGTAACAATCAAAACCAGCACAACACCACCAAAAGGAAATATAattcagaaaaaagaaatcatgggCATAAGTAATTGATTACCAATCAAGAGCGGTTATGATGACCCCAGACCAGAGAGGCAAAAATCCATTACTCAAAATGTTAATAGCAATTGCACTGCCAATAACCTCCTGAATATCAGCCCCAATGAGAGCCAACTCGGCCATCACCCAAAGCACCAGCCTTGCCCATGCGGGGTACTCTTCCCTGCAGAGCTCGGCCAAGTGGCGCCCGGTGGCAACGCCGAGCCGAGCGGCCAGAAGCTGCACCAACAGCCCCATGGCTGTGGCCCACATAAGCAGCCACAGCAGCGAGTACCCGGCGATGGCGCCGGCCTGGAGATCCCCCTCCAAGTTCCCAGGGTCCAGGAACGCTATGCTCATCAAGAACCCAGGCCCCGTGAACAGCCAAAGCTTCTTCCACGAGAACGGCGGCACGCGGTCGGAGCCGGACCCGGAGTTTTCAGCCTCGTCCTCATCAATTCCGTCAATGAGGACTTTCTCATCCGAGTCGTAGGCGGTCTCTTGTTGGTCCTC is a window from the Juglans regia cultivar Chandler chromosome 7, Walnut 2.0, whole genome shotgun sequence genome containing:
- the LOC109013884 gene encoding metal transporter Nramp3-like, with product MPPQDPEQQRPLLVGSDHEDQQETAYDSDEKVLIDGIDEDEAENSGSGSDRVPPFSWKKLWLFTGPGFLMSIAFLDPGNLEGDLQAGAIAGYSLLWLLMWATAMGLLVQLLAARLGVATGRHLAELCREEYPAWARLVLWVMAELALIGADIQEVIGSAIAINILSNGFLPLWSGVIITALDCFIFLLLENYGVRKLEAVFAVLIATMAVSFAWMFGEAKPSGIELLLGVLIPKLSSKTIQQAVGVVGCIIMPHNIFLHSALVQSREIDHSKKGRIQEALNYYSIESSVALFVSFIINLFVTTVFAQGFYGTEIANSIGLLNAGQYLQEKYGGGFFPILYIWGIGLLAAGQSSTITGTYAGQFIMGGFLNLRLKKWVRALITRSCAIVPTMIVALVFDTSGGTLDNLNEWLNVLQSVQIPFALIPLLCLVSKEQIMGSFTIGPILKMAAWLVAALVIVINGYLLVDFFNSEVNGVLFGSVVGVFTAAYVAFIIYLVSRGVTFSSWCRQPKSVTEAEN